The following proteins come from a genomic window of Trifolium pratense cultivar HEN17-A07 linkage group LG4, ARS_RC_1.1, whole genome shotgun sequence:
- the LOC123921775 gene encoding ETHYLENE INSENSITIVE 3-like 1 protein, producing MMMFDDMGFCGDLDMFCGTLGEGDISVRQTEPDSVVEDDYSDEEMDVDELERRMWRDKMRLKRLKEQTKAKEGIDAAKARQSQEQARRKKMSRAQDGILKYMLKMMEVCKAQGFVYGIIPEKGKPVTGASDNLREWWKDKVRFDRNGPAAISKYQADNAIPGKNDGCNSIGPTPHTLQELQDTTLGSLLSALMQHCDPPQRRFPLEKGVPPPWWPTGNEEWWPQIGLPKDQGPPPYKKPHDLKKAWKVGVLTAVIKHMSPDIAKIRKLVRQSKCLQDKMTAKESATWLAIINQEEALARELYPDYCPPLSSSGGSGSMIINDCSEYDVDGAEDESNFDVDDRKPENLHPSNLGMDRMRGRFPVQQPSPPIKGEVEVITNLDFIRKRKISSEFNMMMDQKLYTCEHPQCPYSEVRLAFQDRSSRDNHQLNCPYRNSSAGYGGPNFHVTEVKPVIFPQSFVQPNSTVQSATLVPPSFDLTGLGVSEDGQKMISDLMSVYDTDIIANKNSSPTNCITVEHQNLSQPIIQPQQQDNFFSSQGMQGMPMEANFFTREESHFDRFRAVNAPFETNHNNSNIMFGSSCDLTSFDFKDDLQLQGGGVGIDTLYKQPDVSIWY from the coding sequence ATGATGATGTTTGATGACATGGGGTTTTGTGGTGATTTGGATATGTTCTGTGGTACACTTGGGGAAGGGGATATTTCTGTGAGGCAAACTGAGCCAGATTCGGTAGTGGAGGATGATTACAGTGATGAAGAAATGGATGTGGATGAGCTTGAACGAAGGATGTGGAGGGACAAAATGCGTCTCAAGCGATTGAAAGAGCAAACCAAGGCTAAAGAAGGAATTGATGCCGCAAAGGCAAGGCAGTCTCAGGAACAGGCAAGGAGGAAAAAGATGTCAAGAGCTCAAGATGGAATATTGAAGTACATGCTGAAAATGATGGAGGTTTGTAAGGCACAGGGATTTGTTTACGGGATAATTCCCGAGAAGGGAAAACCTGTGACCGGAGCATCTGACAATCTTCGTGAATGGTGGAAGGATAAGGTTCGGTTTGATAGGAATGGTCCGGCTGCCATATCCAAGTATCAAGCAGATAACGCGATTCCAGGGAAGAATGATGGATGCAATTCCATCGGTCCAACTCCTCACACCTTGCAAGAATTACAAGACACGACCTTAGGTTCTCTCTTATCTGCACTTATGCAGCACTGTGATCCTCCTCAGAGGCGTTTCCCATTAGAGAAGGGTGTTCCTCCACCATGGTGGCCAACCGGAAATGAAGAGTGGTGGCCACAGATCGGTTTGCCTAAAGATCAAGGCCCTCCACCATACAAGAAACCTCATGATCTGAAAAAAGCATGGAAAGTTGGCGTTCTAACTGCGGTTATCAAGCATATGTCTCCTGATATAGCCAAGATTCGCAAGCTCGTGAGGCAGTCCAAATGCCTTCAAGATAAAATGACGGCCAAGGAAAGTGCAACCTGGCTTGCTATCATCAACCAAGAGGAGGCCTTGGCTCGAGAGCTTTATCCGGATTATTGTCCCCCGTTGTCCTCTAGCGGAGGTAGTGGTTCTATGATCATCAATGATTGCAGCGAGTATGATGTTGATGGGGCTGAGGATGAGTCAAACTTTGACGTGGATGACCGAAAACCCGAAAATCTTCATCCATCCAATCTTGGGATGGACAGGATGAGGGGAAGGTTTCCAGTTCAACAACCTTCTCCTCCAATCAAGGGAGAGGTTGAGGTTATCACAAACTTGGATTTCATTAGGAAGAGGAAGATCTCTAGCGAATTCAACATGATGATGGATCAGAAACTCTACACATGTGAACATCCTCAATGTCCTTATAGTGAAGTTCGCCTCGCCTTTCAAGACAGGTCTTCTAGGGACAATCATCAACTGAACTGTCCATATAGAAACAGTTCTGCTGGTTATGGCGGCCCTAACTTTCACGTTACCGAGGTTAAGCCCGTTATTTTCCCACAAAGCTTCGTTCAACCCAATTCTACAGTTCAGTCTGCTACTTTGGTTCCACCTTCATTCGATTTAACTGGACTTGGTGTTTCGGAGGACGGCCAGAAAATGATTAGCGACCTAATGTCAGTCTATGATACCGATATCATAGCAAACAAGAACTCAAGTCCCACCAATTGTATAACTGTTGAACACCAAAACCTTTCTCAGCCAATCATTCAGCCACAACAACAGGACAATTTCTTTTCGAGTCAAGGAATGCAAGGAATGCCGATGGAAGCAAACTTTTTTACTCGCGAGGAAAGTCATTTTGACCGGTTTAGGGCCGTAAACGCTCCATTCGAAACCAACCACAACAACAGCAATATCATGTTTGGTTCTTCATGTGATTTGACATCCTTTGATTTTAAGGATGATCTACAACTACAAGGAGGAGGAGTAGGAATTGATACACTTTACAAACAACCAGATGTTTCAATATGGTACTGA